Proteins encoded together in one Macadamia integrifolia cultivar HAES 741 chromosome 8, SCU_Mint_v3, whole genome shotgun sequence window:
- the LOC122087257 gene encoding vacuolar protein sorting-associated protein 51 homolog, whose translation MASEDLPLDDKAKRMRDLLSSFYSPDPSMPGNTTTAKSSSLDAINTPSFDADQYMNLLIQKSNLEGLLQRHVEMAAEIKNLDTDLQMLVYENYNKFISATDTIKRMKNNIVGMEVNMEQLLEKIMSVQSRSDRVNTSLFEKREHIEKLHRTRNLLRKVQFIYDLPTRLGKCIKSEAYADAVKFFTGAMPIFKVYGDSSFQDCKRASEEAMAIIIKNLKEKLFSDSEPIEARAEAVVFLKQLDFPVDSLKAKLLEKLEHFLEDLQLESREVEAVSWDSYESSQLGKFSDPIPSMPAEASAKKVSIHEFVEALHAYRVIFPNSGTQLIELSQNLVTRNFETIQQHIKKKISLAYLLGMLRVIWTDVTIMDEVLPEAALPDFSFQAVHVAIKQYITSTFSYLQLDVSEALTRVQTRPNEVLEEACSLQVALEASKKAVIQGSMDVLLDFRRLLDDNLGLLVKLKDLIIDWVQEGFQEFFRALDVHFLSLSGRNNSSSQEQGSVDGLQGDKVLAGLVLVLAQLSVFIEQRAIPRITEEIAASFSGGGVRGYEYGPAFVPGEICRIFRSAGEKFLHLYINMRTQKISVLLRKRFMTPNWIKHKEPREVHMFVDLFLQELEAIGSEVKQILPQGISRKHRRTDSNGSTTSSRSNPMREDKMSRSNTQRARSQLLETHLAKLFKQKMEIFTKVEYTQESVISTAVKLCLKSLQEFVRLQTFNRSGFQQIQLDIQFLRSPLKEIVEDEAAIDFLLDEVVVATAERCLDPIHLEPAILDKLIQAKLARSREQNTSS comes from the exons ATGGCGTCCGAAGATCTTCCTTTAGACGATAAGGCGAAGAGGATGAGAGATCTGCTGTCCAGTTTCTATTCACCCGATCCTTCAATGCCTGGGAACACTACTACTGCGAAATCCTCTTCGTTGGACGCCATCAACACCCCATCCTTTGATGCTGATCAATATATGAATCTTCTG AttcaaaagtcaaatttggaggGACTTCTTCAAAGACATGTTGAAATGGCAGCTGAAATCAAGAATCTCGACACTGACTTGCAAATGCTGGTGTATGAAAATTACAACAAGTTCATTAGTGCCACAGACACAATTAAAAG GATGAAAAATAATATTGTAGGTATGGAGGTGAACATGGAGCAACTCCTTGAGAAG ATTATGTCTGTTCAATCTAGAAGTGATAGGGTTAATACATCTCTTTTCGAAAAGAGAGAACATATAGAGAAATTGCACCGCACTAGGAACCTTCTGCGTAAAGTTCAG TTCATATACGATCTTCCTACTCGACTTGGAAAGTGTATCAAATCAGAAGCTTATGCAGATGCAGTCAAGTTTTTTACTGGAGCCATGCCAATTTTTAAG GTATATGGAGACTCATCATTTCAGGACTGTAAGAGAGCATCTGAAGAAGCAATGGccataattataaaaaatcttAAG GAGAAGCTATTTTCAGATTCTGAACCTATAGAAGCAAGGGCGGAGGCTGTAGTTTTTCTTAAGCAGTTGGACTTCCCG GTGGATAGCTTAAAGGCAAAGCTACTTGAGAAGTTGGAACatttccttgaagatcttcagcTTGAATCTAGGGAAGTGGAGGCGGTTTCATGGGATTCTTATGAATCTTCTCAGCTAGGAAAGTTTTCAGATCCAATTCCATCTATGCCGGCTGAGGCCAGTGCAAAGAAG gtttccattcatgagtttgtagaAGCTCTCCATGCTTATCGAGTAATATTTCCAAATTCGGGGACGCAATTAATTGAACTTTCACAAAATTTGGTTACCAG GAATTTTGAAACCATTCAGCAGCatataaagaaaaagatttcTTTGGCATATCTTTTGGGAATGCTAA GAGTTATTTGGACGGACGTGACAATTATGGATGAAGTATTGCCAGAGGCTGCTCTCCCCGATTTTTCCTTCCAG GCTGTGCATGTTGCTATCAAGCAATATATTACCAGCACGTTTTCTTATCTCCAACTTGATGTATCAG AAGCCCTTACAAGAGTCCAAACTAGGCCAAATGAAGTGTTAGAGGAAGCATGTTCTCTGCAGGTCGCCTTGGAGGCCAGCAAAAAAGCAGTGATTCAGGGCAGCATGGATGTATTACTg GATTTTCGCCGGCTTCTTGATGATAACCTAGGGCTGTTGGTGAAGTTAAAAGATTTAATTATTGATTGGGTGCAAGAAGGGTTCCAAGAGTTCTTCAGGGCACTTGATgttcacttcctttccctgtcGGGAAGAAATAATTCAAGCAGTCAAGAACAAGGTTCAGTAGATGGATTACAGGGGGACAAGGTGCTTGCAGGACTTGTTCTTGTTCTCGCCCAACTTTCCGTTTTCATAGAACAACGTGCTATTCCTCGAATTACAGAG GAAATAGCTGCATCATTTTCTGGCGGTGGTGTGAGAGGCTATGAATATGGACCAGCATTTGTTCCTGGGGAAATCTGCCGAATATTTCGATCAGCTGGTGAAAAGTTTCTGCATCTT TACATAAATATGAGAACCCAAAAAATATCAGTTCTTCTGAGGAAAAGGTTTATGACACCTAACTGGATCAAG CACAAAGAACCAAGAGAAGTGCATATGTTCGTTGATCTATTTCTTCAAGAG TTGGAAGCAATAGGCTCCGAAGTAAAGCAGATTTTACCTCAAGGTATCAGCCGTAAACACCGACGAACTGACAGCAATGGTAGCACTACTTCCTCCCGCAGCAACCCAATGCGTGAAGATAAAATGAGCCGTTCAAATACACAACGTGCCAGGAGCCAGCTTCTAGAAACGCATCTAGCAAAGTTGTTCAagcaaaaaatggaaattttcacAAAAGTTGAATATACACAG GAGTCCGTTATATCTACTGCAGTAAAACTATGCCTTAAGAGCTTGCAAGAATTTGTCCGGCTCCAGACTTTCAATCGGAGTGGATTCCAGCAAATACAATTGGATATCCAGTTCCTGAGGTCTCCTTTGAAAGAAATTGTCGAAGACGAAGCTGCCATTGACTTCTTGTTGGATGAG GTCGTTGTCGCAACTGCCGAGAGGTGTCTAGACCCAATTCACCTTGAACCCGCCATCTTGGACAAATTAATACAGGCAAAATTGGCTAGAAGCAGGGAGCAGAACACAAGTTCATGA